The Microbulbifer sp. TB1203 nucleotide sequence GCGCTCATGGGGAATTTTCACCCCGCCCAGGATAACGTGATCACCGGGGCAGAAGGCGTGTACGTCAAAGCCCTGGCCGATTCTAAAACTCATTAGCGTTTACCCTCAGTGGGTGCATAGCGGAGGCGCAAAATAGTCTCCGCCAGAAGGATATCGGAAGGATGGGTGATCTTCAGGTTGTCCCCGCGGCCCCGCACCAACTGCGGCGCATGGCCGAAGAGTTCCAATGCGCTGGCCTCATCGGTCACCGGCGCACCCTGCTCCAACGCCCGGCGCAAACAGGAATGCAGCAGGCCCAGGGGGGCGCGCTGCGGTGTCTGGGCCAGCCAGATGCTGCCCCGGTCCAGGGTTTGTTCCACATACAAACGAGGCTCTGGCTCCCCTCCCCCGCTCGCGGCAGAAGGGGCTGCGAGCTTGACTGTATCGCTGGCGGGCAGAGCCAGCAGTGCCACCGGATCGGCCCTCAGCAGCGCTTCGATATCCGCCAGCGCCACGCAGGGCCGCGCGGCGTCGTGCACCAGCACGGCGGTCTCCCCGGCTTCCCGTGTCGCCAGGTAGTTCAGCGCGGCCAGCACCGAATCGGCGCGCTCCGCGCCGCCGGTCACCCGCTGCACCAGCGGATGCTTCGCTTCCGGCAGGTGGGAAAAGTTGGCATCGTCTTCCGACAGGGCCACGACCACGCCGGCCAGCCCCGGCCAGGACAGGATATTCCGCAGGGTGAGAGACAACAGCGGGCGCCCCAGCAGTGGCAGGTACTGCTTGGGCCTGTCCGCCCCCATGCGCTTGCCGACACCGGCGGCGGGCACTACTACCCAATAACCGCTAACAAGAGAACCGCTAATCACTCTTCCGTCTCTTCCGGATCGAGAAA carries:
- the ispD gene encoding 2-C-methyl-D-erythritol 4-phosphate cytidylyltransferase; this encodes MISGSLVSGYWVVVPAAGVGKRMGADRPKQYLPLLGRPLLSLTLRNILSWPGLAGVVVALSEDDANFSHLPEAKHPLVQRVTGGAERADSVLAALNYLATREAGETAVLVHDAARPCVALADIEALLRADPVALLALPASDTVKLAAPSAASGGGEPEPRLYVEQTLDRGSIWLAQTPQRAPLGLLHSCLRRALEQGAPVTDEASALELFGHAPQLVRGRGDNLKITHPSDILLAETILRLRYAPTEGKR